CCCATTCGTCGAGTTCGGCGCGTTGGCTGCGCGAATGCATCAAGGACGTGGCGGCGTCGCTGCGCCCGCCACCCTCCATGGCCGCGCGGCCGCCCGCCGCCCCCGAGACATCCGATCCCTGAGAGATCCCCGTTCGCGCTGGCGTCGTGAGCGGGGCAACGATGAAAACCGCCACTACAACAGCTGGAGACAAGCAAATGAGTTCGTTTGAACAGGCGCCCAAAGGCGCCGAGCCCCGCGCGCCGGGGCATGTCGAGTCCGCGCGTCCGCGCGCGGCTGTGGGCAGCGCAAGCGGCTCGGGCCTGCTTGAACGGGTGTTCAAGCTCAGCGCGCACAACACCACCGTGCGCACCGAGGTCATCGCGGGGCTCACCACCTTCCTGACGATGGCCTACATCATCTTCGTGAACCCCTCGATCCTGGGGGACGCGGGCATGCCCAAGGGTGCGGTGTTCGTGGCCACCTGCCTGATCGCGGCGCTGGGCACGCTCATCATGGGCCTGTATGCCAACTACCCGATCGCGATGGCGCCGGGCATGGGCCTGAACGCCTATTTCGCCTACGTGGTGGTGCTGGGCATGGGCTACACGTGGCAGGTCGCGCTGGGCGCGGTGTTCATCTCGGGCTGCCTGTTCCTGATCGTGACGGTCACCGGATTGCGGGAGCTTTTCATACAGGGCATACCGCAGTCCTTGCGAACGGCGATCACCGTGGGCATCGGCATGTTCCTGGCGCTCATCGCGCTCAAGAGCGCCGGCGTGGTCGCGGCGTCGCCGGCCACCTTCGTCACGCTGGGCGACCTGCACTCGGCGCCGGTGATCCTGGCCACGCTGGGCTTCCTGATCATCGTGGCGCTGGACAAGCTCAAGGTGCGCGGCGCGATCCTGATCGGCATCGTCACGGTGACGGTGCTGTCGTTCTTCTTCGGCGGCAACAAGTTCCACGGCGTGTTCGACGCGCCGCCTTCGATCGCGCCCACCTTCATGCAGCTGGACATCATGGGCGCGCTCAAGGGCGGCATCCTGAACGTGGTGCTGGTTTTCTTCCTGGTCGAGATGTTCGACGCGACCGGCACGCTGATGGGCGTGGCCAAGCGCGCCGGCCTGCTGGTGCCGGGCAAGATGGAGCGCATGAATAAGGCGCTGCTGGCCGACAGCGGCGCGATCTTCGCGGGCTCGCTGCTCGGCACCTCGAGCACCACGGCCTACGTGGAAAGCGCGGCGGGGGTGCAGGCCGGTGGGCGTACCGGCCTCACGGCCGTGGTGGTGGCGCTGCTGTTCCTCGCCTGCCTGATGATCTCGCCGCTGGCGGGCTCGGTGCCGGCGTATGCCACGGCACCGGCGCTGCTCTTCGTGGGCTGCCTGATGCTGCGCGACCTGGTCGAGCTCGACTGGGAAGACACCACCGAGGTGATCCCGGCCGCCGTCACCGCGCTGACGATGCCCTTCACCTACTCGATCGCCAACGGCCTGGCCTTCGGCTTCATCACCTATGCCGTGCTGAAGCTGTGCACCGGCCGGGCACGGGAAGTGCATGCGATGGTCTGGGTCATCGCCGCCGTGTTCCTGTTCAAGTTCGCCTATATCGGCGGGCATTGACGCCGTGAACTGAGCAAAGCGCCGTCGGGCGCCGATGGTCGCGGGAGCCGCTATTAAACTTATAGCTGCTTCCGCTTTGTTGCTGTTGAACGAGACAAACCCACGAAACCCGGCATGACAACCCCCAGACTCCAGCTCGCGCACATCACCAAGCGGTATCCCGCGGTGGTGGCCAACAGCGACATCACCCTGGCCGTGCAGCCCGGCGAAATCCACGCCGTGCTCGGCGAGAACGGCGCCGGCAAGTCGACCCTGATGAAGATCATCTACGGGTCGGTCAAGCCCGACGAAGGCACCGTCACCTTCGACGGCCAGGCCGTCAACCTGCGCAACCCCCAGCAGGCGAGGGCGCTGGGCATCAGCATGGTGTTCCAGCATTTCAGCCTGTTCGACACGCTCACCGTGGCCGAGAACGTCTGGCTGGGGCTGGACAAGTCGCTGCAGCTGGCCGAGGTGGCGCGCAGCATCACGGCCAAGGCGAGCGAGTACGGCCTGGACATCGACCCCTCGCGACCGGTGCACACGCTGTCGGTGGGCGAGATGCAGCGGGTGGAGATCATCCGCGCGCTGCTCACCAACCCCAAGCTGCTGATCCTCGACGAGCCGACATCGGTGCTCACGCCGCAGGCCGTGCTCAAGCTGTTCCAGGTGCTCAAGAAGCTGTCGTCGGAGGGCTGCAGCATTCTCTATATCAGCCACAAGCTGCACGAGATCCGCGAGCTGTGCACCGCCTGCACCGTGCTGCGCGGCGGCAAGGTGACGGGGGTGTGCAACCCGCAGAACGAGAGCAACGAGTCGCTCTCGCGGCTGATGATCGGCAGCGAGCCGCCGCCGCTGAAGCACCGGCCGGTGCACGCGGGCGCCGTGGCGCTGCGCGTCGAGCGGCTGTCGCTGGCGCGCGAGGACCAGTTCGGCGTGGACCTCGACGGCATTTCCTTCGAAGTGCGCGCGGGCGAAGTGGTCGGCATCGCGGGCGTCTCGGGCAACGGGCAAAAGGAACTGCTCTACACCTTGTCGGGCGAGGACGTGCGCGCCGAGGCCGCGATGGTCCGCGTGTTCGACAAGCCGGCGGGCAGGCTGCGACCGCGCGCGCGGCGCGCCCTGGGCCTGCATTTCGTGCCCGAGGAACGGCTGGGCCGCGGCGCGGTGCCCACGCTGGGGCTCGCGCACAACCTCCTGCTCACGCGCAGCAATGCGGTCGGGCGGGGCGGCTGGATCCGCACCGGCGCGCTCGAGCGCCATGCGCGCTCGATCATCGAGCGTTTCAACGTCAAGGCGGGCGGCCCGCATGCGGCGGCGCGCTCGCTGTCGGGCGGCAACCTGCAGAAATTCATCGTTGGCCGCGAGATCGACGCCAATCCCAGGCTCTTCATCGTCTCGCAGCCGACCTGGGGCGTGGACGTGGGCGCCGCCGCGCTGATCCGCGGCGAGATCCTCGCGCTGCGCGATGCCGGCTGCGCCGTGCTGGTGGTCAGCGAGGAACTCGACGAGCTGTTCGAGATCAGCGACCGGCTGCACGTGATCGCCAAGGGGCGGCTGTCGCCGTCCGTCGACCGCGCGGCGGCCACGCTGCCGCAGATCGGCGAATGGATGAGCGGCCTGTGGCAAGGGCACAAGGACACGGAGGCAGCCCATGCTTAAGCTCGAACCCCGCCCGGAGCTGTCGCGCTTCTGGAGCTATGCCTCGCCGATCCTGGCGCTGCTGATCACCGTGCTGATCGGCGTGGCGCTGTTCGCCGCACTCGGCAAGGACCCGGTCAAGGGCCTGCTGGTGTTCTTCTACGAGCCCATCAAGAACGGCTACGCCATCGGCGAGCTGATGGTCAAGGCCACGCCGCTGCTCATCATCGCGCTGGGGCTGGCCGTGTGCTTCCGCTCGAACGTGTGGAACATCGGCGCCGAAGGGCAGTTCGTGTTCGGCGCCATCGCGGCGGGCGGCGTCGCGCTGCTGGCCGACAAGACCACCGGACAGTGGATCGTGGTGGCCATCCTGGCCGCGGGCATCCTCGGCGGCATGGTGTGGGCGGGCATCGTCGCGTTGCTGCGCGACAAGTGCAACGCCAACGAGATCCTGGTGAGCCTGATGCTGGTCTACGTGGCCACGCTGCTGCTGGGCTACATGGTCTTCGGCCCGTGGAAAGACCCGAACGGCTACAACTTTCCGCAGACCAAGACCTTCGAGGCGGTCACGCAGATCCCGCGCCTGTTCAAGGGCTCGCGCGTGAGCATCGGGCTGGTCATCGCGCTGGTCGGGGCTGGGGCGCTGTGGGTGTTCCTGTTCCGCACGCGCGCGGGCTTTGCGCAGCAGGTCGGCGGTCTGGCGCCGGCGGCCTCGCGCTACGCGGGCTTCTCGGCCCGCCGCGCGGTGTGGATCGCGCTGCTGACCTCGGGCGGCGCGGCCGGCCTGGCCGGCGCGCTCGAAGTGGCCGGCCCGCTCGGGCAGCTCACGCCGTACGTGCCGGCGGGCTACGGCTTCGCGGCCATCATCGTGGCCTTCGTCGGGCGGCTGCATCCGGTGGGCATGATCTTCTCGGCCATCCTCATGAGCATGTTCTACATCGGCGGCGAACTGGCGCAGTCGCGCCTGGGCCTGCCGAAGTCGCTCACCGGCGTGTTCCAGGGCCTGCTGCTGTTCACGCTGCTGGCCTGCGACACGCTCATCGCCTACCGCATCCGCCGCAAGGCGGCCGCCAAGGCCGCCTCCGGCATGACCACCGCCTCGCTGCAGGCCAGCACACCCATCACCGCGCCCGTCGCGCGCCCGAACGAGGGAGCCCTCTGACATGGAAAGCTACGCACTCCTGCTCGGCTCGACGCTGAGCGCCGGTACGGTGCTCGCCATCGCGGCGCTGGGCCTGCTCATCAACGAGAAGGCCGGCATCGTCAACCTCGGTGCCGAGGGCATGATGCTGTGCGCCGCCATCGCGGGCTTCGCGACGGTCGTCACCACGCACAACCCGTGGCTCGGCTTTCTGGCCGGCATGGCGGCGGGGGCCCTGCTTGCCGCCTTCTTCGGCGTGCTGGTGATCTGGCTCAACACCAACCAGTACGCGACCGGGCTCGCGCTGAGCCTGTTCGGCGTGGGCTTCTCGGCCTTCGCCGGCATCAACTTCGTGCAGGCCAAGCTGCCGGAAAGCGCGTCCTACGCGATTCCCGTGCTGGGCGACCTTCCCCTCGTCGGCCCGGCGCTGTTTCGCCATCACCCGATGGTGTATGCCGCGATGGCGCTGACCGCCGGGCTGATCTGGTTCCTGTACCGCACGCGCGCCGGCCTGGTGCTGCGCTCGGTCGGCGAATCGCCAGAGTCGGCGCATGCGCTGGGCTACCCGGTGCGGCGCATCCGCTTCCTGGCGGTGATCGCGGGCGGTGCGCTGTGCGGGCTGGCGGGCGCGTACCTCTCGACGGTGTACACGCCGCTGTGGGTCGAGGGCATGGTGGCGGGCCGCGGCTGGATCGCGCTGGCGCTCACCACCTTCGCGACCTGGCGGCCGGTTCGCGTGCTGCTGGGCGCTTACCTGTTCGGCGGCGTCTCGATGCTGGGCTTCCACCTGCAGAGCAGCGGTGTCGACGTGCCCGCGCAGTTCCTCAGCATGCTGCAGTACATCGCGCCGATCGTGGTGCTGGCGCTGATCTCGCGCAACCCCGCGTTCATCCGCGCCAACATGCCGGCGTCCATCGGGAAACCGTTCTACCCCGGCTCATAATCGCGTTTTCGTTTTCCCGCCAACCCGTCCTTTTTGAGGATTTCCGACAATGAATGATCTGAACAAGCGCTCCCTGCTCAAGCTGGCTGCCTTCACCGCGGTCGCTTCGGCCGCCCTGATCGGCTGCGGCAAGAAAGAAGAAGCCGCAGCACCGGCCGCCGCACCCGCGGCCCCGGCTCCCGTGGCGGCCGCCCCGGCGCCGGCACCGGCAGCGCCGCTGAACATCGCGTTCGCCTATGTCGGTCCGGTGGGCGACGGCGGCTGGTCGTTCGCGCACGACAACGCCCGCAAGGCGCTCGAAAAGGAATTCGGCGACAAGATCAAGACCACCTTCGTTGAAAGCGTGCCCGAAGGCGCGGACGCCGAGCGCGTGTTCCGCGACTTCGTGAGCCAGGGCAACAAACTGATCTTCGGCACCACCTTCGGCTACATGGAGCCCATGCTCAAGGTCGCGGCCGACAGCAAGGACGTGAAGTTCGAGCACGCCACCGGCTACAAGACGTCGGAAAACATGCGCACCTACGACAGCCGCACGTACGAAGGCGCGTACATGGCCGGCGTCATCGCCGGTGCCATGACCAAGAGCAACACCCTGGGCGTGGTCGGCTCGGTGCCGATCCCCGAAGTGCTGCGCAACATCAACAGCTTCACGCTGGGCGCGCAGTCGGTGAACCCGAAGATCACGACCAAGGTCGTGTGGGTGAACGAGTGGTTCAGCCCGCCGAAGGAAACCGAAGCCGCCACCGCGCTGATCAACGGCGGCGCCGACGTGCTGTTCCAGAACACCGACTCGCCGGCCGTGCTCAAGACCGCGCAGGAAAAGGGCAAGCGCGCGTTCGGCTGGGACTCCGACATGACCGCCTACGGTCCCAAGGCCCACCTGGCCTCCGCCGTCATCAACTGGACCCCGTACTACGTGAAGGCCACCCAGGAAGCGCTGGACGGCAAGTGGACCACCGGCCAGTCGTGGTGGGGCGTGAAGGAAGGCGCCATCGACCTCGTGTCGATCGCCGAGGACGTGCCGGCCGAAGCCAAGGCCAAGGTCGATGAAGTCAAGAAGGGCCTGAAGGACGGCAGCTTCGTGATCTGGAAGGGGCCGATCCTCGGCCAGGACGGCAAGGAACTGGTCGCCAAGGACGCCGTGGCCGACGACAAATTCCTCTCTGGCATCAACTTCTACGTCAAGGGCGTGGAAGGCAAGGTGCCGGGCGGCGACAAGAAGTAACGCAGCAGCGCGCTGACGGATTCACGGGCCACCCCTAGAAAAGGGTGGCCCGTTGTCGTATGTGGACCGGCTCGGCGGGGGACGACTCGCTCGAACAGCAATGCCGCCGGCAAATAAAAAGTAAATCCGTTAAGAAGTGAGCGCTTATGTGTTACAAAATGAGACTTAACTCCTGAATTGTTATCTGCCTGCCACTGCCCGGATCTTCTTTCACGCCATTCCGTGAGGAAAATCCTTGCCTTCAGCTAGAGTAACAATCGGTGTCGCAGCACCGGTCTGCTGAAAGGTGGATCGGGCGCCAAGCGCCTTCAGGAGGACCGCCAAAGATCCACAGACGAGGCTGAAATGCAGGATGCCGTCACCAACCCCACTCAAGCAGCAGCGTCCCAACCCGCGCCGATCCCGCTGGACATTCCCGGCTATGAACTTCTGGAGGCACTGGGCGCCGGCGGCTACGGCACGGTGTACCGCGCGCGCCAGCAGAGCACGGGCGCACAGGTCGCGATCAAGGTCGTGAAGCTGCAGGCGGGCAACCGGCGCGTGGCCCGCTTCCATCGCGAGACGCGGCTGTGCGCCGCGCTGCATCACCCGCACATCGTCCAGTTGCTCGACAAGGGCGAGCAGGGCGATTGCGTCTACGGCGTCTTCGAATACGTGCCGGGCGAAACGCTCACCAGCCTCATTCGCCGCCAGGGCGCGCTGACGGCCTCCGAGACCGGCCGCCTCATGGCCGAGGTGCTGGACGCACTCGACTGCGCGCATGCGGCCGGCATCGTCCACCGCGACCTCAAGCCCGACAACGTGATGGTGACCCTCACCGGCGCCGTGCCGCACGCGAAGGTGCTCGACTTCGGCATCGGCACCGTCATTCCCCAGCGCACCGGCCTGCAGTTCCCCGCGCTCACGATGACGGAGGAGAGCCTGGGAACGCCGGCCTACAGCGCGCCCGAGCAACTGCGCGGCGAGCCGCCGAGCATCCGCACCGACCTCTACGCCTGGGGCCTGATGTTCCTCGAATGCCTGACCGGCGCACCCGCCGTGCAGGGGGCGTCGGCGGCGGAAATCCTGCACCGGCAATTGAGCCCGCAGGAAATTCCGCTGCCCCCCGAGATCGTGGAGCACCCGGTGGCAGCGCTGCTGCGCAAGGCGCTCAGGAAGAAGGCCGCGGAGCGCGCCGATTCCGCTGCCACGCTGCTGGCCGAACTCACGCGCCTGCGGCTCGAGGACCTCGTGGGCGTGCTGCGCTCGACCCGGCAGGCGCAGCATGAAACGCTCACGCGCACCGTGGCCACCACCCGCGTGTTCTCCGAGAAGCGGCAGCTCACCGTGCTGTGCTGCAGCGTCTCGGTGTGGCCCGACACCGATGCGGACGGCGCCGAGACGCACGACGCGCTGCCCTCCGACATCGAGGACATCGAACTGCTGCAGCGCGACGAGCTCGCGCTGTTCGCGGAGACCGCCACCCGCCGCGGCGGCCTGCTCGCCGGCACGCTCGGCGACCGCATGATCGTGCTGTTCGGCTATCCGCATGCCAGCGACACCGACGCACGGCAGGCCAGCATGACGGCGTTGGAGCTGATGGCGCTGAGCCGCCGCCGCGCCGCCGCCGTCGCGCAGGCGCACGGCGTGCACCTGGGCATCCGCATGGGCATGCACACCGGCATGGCCGTGGTGGCCAACGGCGAAGTGCCTTCAGGCCATGCCGTCAACGTGGCGATGCGGCTCGAAGCCGTGGCCGAGACGGGCACCCTGCTCGCGAGCGAAAGCAGCCACCGCCTGCTGGGCCGCTACGCGCACTTCGACAAGGTCGCCAACGTGAGCCTGCCGGGCCAGTCCGCGGGCATCCAGACCTACCAGCTCAATGTCGACCGGCAGGCGCCGCTGCTGCCAGACCCGTCGCCGGACGCCGCGGCGCAGGCCGTGTGCGTCGGCCGCGAGGCCGAACTGGAGCGCCTGCGCGCCGCATGGACCCGGGCGCGGCAGGACCACGGCAGCGCCGTGTGGATTCGCGGCGAGCCGGGCATCGGCAAGTCCTGCCTGGCCGACACCTTGCGCGCGCATGTGCTGGCCGAAGGGCTGCGCACCGTCGGCGCGCAGTGCCAGCCGGAGAACCGCAACAACGCGCTCACGCCATTCCTGAACCTGCTGCGCCAGCGGCTCGACGCGGCCCCCGACACCTCGCCGGACGGCCGCCGCGAATGGCTGCGCGAGATCCTGCGCGGCGCCGGCTGCGACGAGGACGCGGTGCTGCCCATCTTCTGCGCGTGGCTCTCGCTGCCGCTGGGCAACTGCGAGCCCAGCCGCATTTCTCCCCCGATGCAGAAGGCGCTGCTGCTGTCGTCGATGGCGCAGTGGCTGCTGCACATGGCCGAGTCCGCGCCGCTGCTGCTCGTGCTCGAGGACGTGCACTGGGCCGACCCCACGAGCATCGAGTTCGTCGAACAGCTCAGCGCGCAGCTGCCGCACCGCCGCGTGCTGCTGGTGCTCACGGCGCGGCCCGAATGGACGCCGCCGCAGGCGCTCGAGGCCGAGTGCATCGACGTGCGCCGGCTCGAGGACGCGCAGGCCGCGGAGCTGGCGCGGCGGGCACTGGCGCCGCGCGTGGTCACCGCCGGCGTGATCCGCAACGTGGTGGAGCGCACCGATGGCGTGCCGCTGTTCGTGCAGGAAATGGCGCGCATGCTGCTCGACGCCTACCTGGTCGAGAGTGACGGCGTCTGGGGCTTTCGCGACACGATGCAGCCGGCCGCGATTCCGGTCACGCTGCGCGACTCGCTGGTCAGCCGCTTCGACCGGCTCGGCCCGCTCAAGAACCTGCTGCAGCTCGCGGCCACCATCGGGCGCCAGTTCGAGATCGACCTGCTGTGCGCCTGCTCGGGCCGCGCGCGCGACGCGGTGGATGCCGACATGGCCGTGCTGCGCGAGGCGGAGCTGGTCATGCCCGACGACCGCGCGGGCGCGGGCGCCTACATGTTCCGCCACGCGTTGATCCGCGACACGGCCTACGAATGCATGCTGGTGGCGCAGCGCCGCCAGCAGCACCGCGACGTGGCGCAGACGCTGATGCAGCGCTATCCGCAGCGCGTGGCCGCCGAGCCCGGCGGCGTGGCGCAGCACTGGGCCGATGCCGGCGACCATGCGCAGGCCATCGTGCATGCGGTGCAGCAACTGCGCATCACCCAAGTGCGCTCGCTGAACGATGAAACCATCGCCTACGCCCGGCACATCGACAGCTGGATGGCGCAGCTCGGCGGCACCGCCCAGCGCGAGGCCCGGCTCGACGTGAACAGCTACGTCACGCAGGCGATGATGAACAAGTACGGCTGGGCCCATGAGCAGGTGGTGGAGCGCATCGCGCTGTCGCAGGACCTGCTGGACGACACCGTCGCGCGCGACAAGCAGGTGCAGCACCTGTGGGCCCTCATCACCTACCACCACGTCGCGAGCAACCGCGGCGAAGTGCACCGCCTGAGCCACCGGCTGCTCGACCATGCGACGCAGCAGCAGGACCAGGGCGTGCTCGTCGCGGCGCAGACCTACCTCGGGCTATCGCACTATTCCGAAGGTCGCTTCGACCTGGCCGAACAGGCGCTGAGCGATGCCATCGATCGCTACGACCCCGTCGCCCACGCGCACCACGCGGCCGAGTTCGGTTTCGACACGCGGGTGTGGGCCACCACCGGGCGCGCGCTGGTGCGCTGGTTCGCGGGCCACGACGAGGCCGCGCGCAACGACGCGACCACCGCCGTGCGCCTGGCGCGCGAGATGTCGCACATTCCTTCGCTGAGCATGGCGCTGCTCTACCAGAGCCTGGGCCACCAGGCCCGCGGCGACCGGGCCCGGGCGCTCGCGAGCACCGGCGAGCTGCTCGACATCACGGCGCGCTACGGCCTGCCGGCGTTCACCGGCTACGCGGAAATCATCCGCTGCTGGGCCAGCGGCGAGGCGAGCGACATCGCGCGCGCCGATGGCGCCGTGGAGGCGCTGTGGGGCATGGGCTGCCGCTATTGCCAGAGCTATTACCGCGCCTTCGCCGCGGAGACGCTGGCGGCCAACCAGCGCTGGGCCGAGGCGGCCGAGCGCATCGACGAGTGCCTGCGCCTGGTGGACGTGCTCGAAGAGCGGCTCTACAGCGCCGAACTGCACCTGAAGAAAGCCCGCTACCTGCAGGCCGCGGGTGCCGACAGCGCCACCGTGCAGGCGTGTTTCTCGCAGGCGGCGCTGGTCGCGCGCGTGAGCGGGAAACACCGAACCGAAGCCGAAGCCCTGGTGGCGTTGCAGGCACTGGCACCCGCCGTGCACGACGTTGCCGGACGCTTGAAGGAGCTGGCCGCCCTGCGGCCGGAACTGTCCGTGCGCACGCCCGTGCATGCGCACATCACTTGAACCCAAGGATTGAAGCCACCATGACCCTCCAGCGCCAGAACGCCGACCCGTTGCTCGAATTCCGCCTCGCCTACCTGCGCGGCATCGCCCGATCGTGGCAGGACGACGCCTACCGCCGCGAACTGCTCGAGCAGCGCGACATCCAGCCGCTGCTGCACCGCGATTTCGGCCTGCCGACGCTGTGGCCGCAGCTCGACATCTCGCTCTACCAGAGCGCCGACCCGCACCAGCGCGCCGAGTGGAAGCCCATGCTCACGGCCGGCTGGATCGGCCCCGACGACGCCTTCGTCATCGTGCTGCCGCAGGCGCCGGCGTCGAACGCCTCCGAGGCCCTGGCTGCCTACTACCAGCAGTTCCCCAACTTCATGGGCTCCTCCGCCCAGTTCGAAGCGTCCGAAGTGACACCGGGCCTGCTCGGCGGCGGCCTGCCCACGGGCCTGGGCATTCCCGGCGGCGGCCCCGATTCGCTGCTGGCCTTCGGCGGCGTGGTGCTGCGCGCCATCGCGCTCGCATGGCAGTCGCCCGAGTTCCACGCGGAACTCACCCGCGACGACGGCGCCGACAAGGCCAATGTGCTGAGCCAATGGCTGGGCTACAACAACCCGTTCAACTTCGAGATCCGCTTCGCGACCAACTCGGCGTTCACCTGGGACGCCGCCGCCGGCCAGTGGAACCAGACGAACCCGGACGGCTCGCCCATCAAGAACAGCATCCGGCTGAACTACCCGAGCGCGCCCGAAGAAAAGGACATGTGGGCGATCGCGCTGACCTCGTACAACAACACGGGCAGCGCCTATCCGTTCACCTGCTGAGCTTGCCGTCGCGCCGGTGCAGACGCAACCGCCGACCCAGGCGCTGCAGGGCGCCACGGCCACGCTGCTGCTGACGCTGGCCGCGCGTGCGCGCGCCGGCGGCATGGCGGACATGCCGGCGTTCGACGATCCGCAGGCGCGCCGCATTGCGGCGGCGCTGCCCCTCGACCTGTCGGGCTACGCGGCGGACGCCGCCTTCGTGCGCGGCGTGGTGGTGCGCGCGCTGCTGTTCGACCGGTACGCGGCGGAGTTTCTCGCGGCCCATCCGACGGGCCTGTGCATCTCGCTGGGCGCGGGCCTGTGCACGCGCCGCAGCCGGCTGGCCGCGGGTGCCGGCGCTGCAGCGGCCGGCGCGCGCTGGCTGAACGTCGACCTGCCTGATGCCATTTCCCTGCGCGAGCAATGCATGCCCCGCGCCGAGGAAGAAGACAACCTGGCCTGCTCGCTCCTCGATGCCGCGTGGCTCGACACTGCAGGCCTGCCGGGCGACCGGCCGGTGCTGGTGATGCTGGAGGGCGTCTGCCCCTACCTGCCGCAGGCGCCGCTGGAGGCCGTGCTGCGCCGGTTGGCCGAGCGGTTCGCGCGCGGCGGCCCGCCGTGCTTCGTCGTGCTCGACCACGTGCATCCGGCGCTCGCGCGGCTTCCGATGCAGGTGGGCGGCATGCAGCTGCCGGTGGTGTCGGGCTTCGAGGACGCAGCCGGACTCGCGCGCATTCATCCGTCGATCCGGGTGATGTCCGAGGAACATCCTTATGCGCAGTTCTCGCAGCAGCACTTGCTGTTCGAGACCGCGTTCCATGCCACCACGGGCGCGCGGCCCTACGCCGTCGTCCGCCTCGCATTGGGCTCGCAAGACGATGCGTGACGCCGCCGCGCCCGACCTGTTCGGTGACGTCTTCCAGTGGCACGAGAAATACCTGCCGCCGGCGGTGCTGCGCGACCGCCTGCTGCTGCTGAGCGAGAACGAGCTGCTGGTGCTCGGCTCTCCCGGTGTCATGGCGCTCGAGCGCGTGCTGCGCGAAGGCGTGAGCCTGGCGACGCACTGCAGGGACGCGGGTGCCGGCGCGCTGCTCGCCGAGATGCTGCATGCGCTTGGCGCCTTGCTGCGGCAGGGCCTGGTGCGCCCGGTGATGCTGCGCGGCGGCGAGGCCTACCTGCTGCCCGATTTCTCGGCGCCGCACACGCCCATGGCGGTCACGGTCCGTGTCGAGGCCATCTCGCTGACGGACGCGGTGGGCCGCGGCGCGGCGATGCGCTGGGGCCAGGCGCTGGCCGAGGCGCTCGATGGCGCGGAATATGGGGCGGGCGATGGCCCCGGCCTCACGATCGTGTACTGCGACGACTACCTGGACCCCCGGCTGGGCGCCATCGATGCCCGGCAGCGCGCAAAGGGACAGCCGTGGTTGCTGGTGAAGCCGGCGGGCGAGCAGGCCATGGTCGGCCCGCTGTTCACGCCGCGTGCCGGCGGAAGCGAAGGCGAGGCGCCGGCCTGCTGGCATTGCCTTGCGCACCGCTGGCTGCGCAACCGGCCGGCGCGCGCCTGGTGGCGGGCGCGGCATGGCGACCTGGACAGCGGGCCGCCGGTGCGCGCGGGCGCCAGCCTGGTGGCCGAACGGCTGGACGGGCTGCTCGTCAAGGCGCGGCAGATGCTGGTCGCACCGCC
Above is a window of Variovorax sp. PMC12 DNA encoding:
- a CDS encoding TOMM system kinase/cyclase fusion protein encodes the protein MQDAVTNPTQAAASQPAPIPLDIPGYELLEALGAGGYGTVYRARQQSTGAQVAIKVVKLQAGNRRVARFHRETRLCAALHHPHIVQLLDKGEQGDCVYGVFEYVPGETLTSLIRRQGALTASETGRLMAEVLDALDCAHAAGIVHRDLKPDNVMVTLTGAVPHAKVLDFGIGTVIPQRTGLQFPALTMTEESLGTPAYSAPEQLRGEPPSIRTDLYAWGLMFLECLTGAPAVQGASAAEILHRQLSPQEIPLPPEIVEHPVAALLRKALRKKAAERADSAATLLAELTRLRLEDLVGVLRSTRQAQHETLTRTVATTRVFSEKRQLTVLCCSVSVWPDTDADGAETHDALPSDIEDIELLQRDELALFAETATRRGGLLAGTLGDRMIVLFGYPHASDTDARQASMTALELMALSRRRAAAVAQAHGVHLGIRMGMHTGMAVVANGEVPSGHAVNVAMRLEAVAETGTLLASESSHRLLGRYAHFDKVANVSLPGQSAGIQTYQLNVDRQAPLLPDPSPDAAAQAVCVGREAELERLRAAWTRARQDHGSAVWIRGEPGIGKSCLADTLRAHVLAEGLRTVGAQCQPENRNNALTPFLNLLRQRLDAAPDTSPDGRREWLREILRGAGCDEDAVLPIFCAWLSLPLGNCEPSRISPPMQKALLLSSMAQWLLHMAESAPLLLVLEDVHWADPTSIEFVEQLSAQLPHRRVLLVLTARPEWTPPQALEAECIDVRRLEDAQAAELARRALAPRVVTAGVIRNVVERTDGVPLFVQEMARMLLDAYLVESDGVWGFRDTMQPAAIPVTLRDSLVSRFDRLGPLKNLLQLAATIGRQFEIDLLCACSGRARDAVDADMAVLREAELVMPDDRAGAGAYMFRHALIRDTAYECMLVAQRRQQHRDVAQTLMQRYPQRVAAEPGGVAQHWADAGDHAQAIVHAVQQLRITQVRSLNDETIAYARHIDSWMAQLGGTAQREARLDVNSYVTQAMMNKYGWAHEQVVERIALSQDLLDDTVARDKQVQHLWALITYHHVASNRGEVHRLSHRLLDHATQQQDQGVLVAAQTYLGLSHYSEGRFDLAEQALSDAIDRYDPVAHAHHAAEFGFDTRVWATTGRALVRWFAGHDEAARNDATTAVRLAREMSHIPSLSMALLYQSLGHQARGDRARALASTGELLDITARYGLPAFTGYAEIIRCWASGEASDIARADGAVEALWGMGCRYCQSYYRAFAAETLAANQRWAEAAERIDECLRLVDVLEERLYSAELHLKKARYLQAAGADSATVQACFSQAALVARVSGKHRTEAEALVALQALAPAVHDVAGRLKELAALRPELSVRTPVHAHIT
- a CDS encoding BMA_0021/BMA_0022 family TOMM bacteriocin produces the protein MTLQRQNADPLLEFRLAYLRGIARSWQDDAYRRELLEQRDIQPLLHRDFGLPTLWPQLDISLYQSADPHQRAEWKPMLTAGWIGPDDAFVIVLPQAPASNASEALAAYYQQFPNFMGSSAQFEASEVTPGLLGGGLPTGLGIPGGGPDSLLAFGGVVLRAIALAWQSPEFHAELTRDDGADKANVLSQWLGYNNPFNFEIRFATNSAFTWDAAAGQWNQTNPDGSPIKNSIRLNYPSAPEEKDMWAIALTSYNNTGSAYPFTC
- a CDS encoding class I SAM-dependent methyltransferase; this translates as MQTQPPTQALQGATATLLLTLAARARAGGMADMPAFDDPQARRIAAALPLDLSGYAADAAFVRGVVVRALLFDRYAAEFLAAHPTGLCISLGAGLCTRRSRLAAGAGAAAAGARWLNVDLPDAISLREQCMPRAEEEDNLACSLLDAAWLDTAGLPGDRPVLVMLEGVCPYLPQAPLEAVLRRLAERFARGGPPCFVVLDHVHPALARLPMQVGGMQLPVVSGFEDAAGLARIHPSIRVMSEEHPYAQFSQQHLLFETAFHATTGARPYAVVRLALGSQDDA